Genomic DNA from Streptomyces sp. NBC_01571:
CTCGGGGCGGCCCACCTGGTACCCGCTGTTCGCGATGACCGCCGGGATCGTCGCCACCTCGTGGATCGGCGCGCTGGCCGTCGGCAGCTGGGGCGTGTGCGGCATCGCCGCGGCGAACGCGGGCGGCGTCACCCTCAGCGCCCTGCTCCTGCTGTGCGGCATGGGAACACGCAGTGTGCCGATCCGCACCCGTCAGGTCGTCGCCGAACTGAGCAAACCGGTGCGCGCGGCGCTCGTCGCGGGCGCGGTGGGGGCGCTCTGCGCGAGCCGTGCGCACTCCCCCTTGGTGGGTCTCCTCCTCGGCGGCACCGTCGTGACCGTCGTCTTCGCCGTGCTGGCCTGGGCCCTGGGGGTCCAGGCCCTCGCACCCGTCCTCCGTTCCCTCAAGCGAAGGCTGCCGCATGTCCGTTTCCGCTGACCGCTTCAGACGTGTCGACGCCCGCGCCGCCACCGACCTCCGTCGCCGCACCCGCTTCCACACCGCCGTGCGGGCCGCCGACACGGCCCCCTGGATCGCGATGTACCACTCCGTGGGCGACTGCTCCGACGACCCGTACCGCATCACCGTGTCGCCGGACCGCCTCGACCACCAGCTGGGGTGGCTGAGCCGCCGCGGACTGCGCGGGGTGGGCATGGCAGAACTGCTCGCCGCACGCGCCCGGGGCAAGGGCCGCGGCCTGGTCGGTCTCACCTTCGACGACGGATACGCCGACTTCGTCGAGACCGCCCTGCCCGTCCTGCACCGGCACGACTGCGGCGCCACCCTCTTCGTCCTGCCGGGTCGGCTGGACGGCGACAACGCCTGGGACCCGCTCGGTCCCCGCAAGCCGCTGCTCGGTGCCCGGGGCATCCGGCTGGCCGCCGCCGAGGGCGTCGAGATCGGCTCGCACGGCCTCACCCACATCGACCTGACCCAGGTCGACGACGCGCTGCTGCACTCCGAGGTCGCCGAGAGCAGAGCAACGCTCTCGGACCTGACGGGCGCCCCCGTCGGCGGCTTCTGCTACCCCTACGGAACCATCGACGCGCGGGTCGTGGACGCCGTGCGCGACGCCGGCTACACCTACGGCTGCGGGATCGATCCCGGCCCGCTGACCGGCCCGCACGCCCTGCCGCGCGTCCACATCGGGCAGAACGACACCGCCGTACGCCTGCTGCTGAAACTCAAGCTGCACCGGCTGCGGCGGCGCCCGGTCGAGGGGGCCTGATGAAGGCCCTGCACATCATCACCGGCCTCGGTGTCGGCGGTGCGGAGCAGCAACTGCGGCTGCTCCTGCGGCACCTTCCCGTCGACTGCGACGTCGTCACGCTCACCAACCCCGGCGCGGTCGCCGACGGACTCGCCGCCGACGGCGTACGCGTCGTCCACCTCGGCATGACCGGCAACCGGGACGTCGCCGCGCTCCCCCGGCTGGCGAAGCTGATCCGCGGGGGCCGCTACGACCTGGTGCACACCCACCTCTACCGGGCGTGCGTGTACGGCCGGATCGCCGCGCGGCTGGCCGGGGTGAAGGCCGTCGTGGCCACCGAACACTCCCTGGGCGATTCGCAGATGGAGGGACGCAGGCTGAGCGCGGGCGTCCGCGAGCTGTATCTCGCCAGTGAGCGGCTCGGCCGGTCCACCGTCGCCGTATCGCCGACCGTGGCCGACCGGCTGCGCCGCTGGGGGGTGCCCGGACCGCGCATCGAGGTCGTCCCGAACGGCATCGACGTGGACCGTTTCCGCTTCGACCCGTCGCTGCGCGCACGCACGCGTCGCCGGCTCGGGCTGCCCGACGGCGCCTACGTCGTGGGCGGTGTCGGCCGGCTCACCGCGGCCAAGCGGTTCGACGTCCTGATCCGCGCGCTGGCCGAACTGCCCCCGGACCACTGGCTGCTGCTGGTCGGCGGCGGCACCGAGGAGAGCGTGCTGCGACGGACCGCGCAGCGGGCCGGGGTCGCGGACCGGGTGCTGTTCACCGGCGAGCGCCCCACCGGCGGCCTGCCGGGCGCCGATCTGCCGTCGCTCACCGCGGCCATGGACGTCCTCGCCTCGCCCAGCGCCGAAGAGGCCTTCGGGCTCGCGGTCGTGGAGGCGATGGCGGCCGGGCTGCCGGTCCTGTACGTCTCCTGCCCCGCGGTCGAGGACCTGCCCGCGGGTGCCGCGCCCGGCGCGCGCCGGGTCCAGGGCGGCGTCGACTCGTTCGTACGCGCCCTCCGGGCGGTCCGCGGGGCGGGTCCCGGGCCCCGTTCGGTACCGAACGCCGCCCACCACTACAGCATCACCCGCAGCGCCGCGCAGCTCATGGACGTGTACGCGGCCGCCGTCTCCTGCACCCCTCTGGGAGTGAGTTCCTCATGACCGAAATCCCCACCAGGCAGCAGCGCTCGGCCGAACCGGCCGGACCGGCGGACACGCCCGCCCCGGCCGGACCGGCGGACACGCCCGCCCCGGCCGGACCGGCGGACACGCCCGGCAAGGCCGGACCGGTGGGCACATCCGGCCCGGCGGGCACGCCCGTCACCCGTCGGAGGGGCCTGCCGCCGTGGACCCTGCTCGTCGCCGGCGCCCTGCTCGGCGGCGCGCTCGGGGGCGCGTACGGCGTCGAGAAGCCCCCGACGTACACGGCGACGAGTTACGTCATCGCCGTCCCGACGGACAAGTCGGACCCGGCGTCGGCGCTCGGCTTCGCGCAGGCGTACGGCCGGGTCGCCACACAGCTGGCGGTGCTCGCGGACGCGCAGCCGCGGGCCGGGGTGCCGGTCTCCACGCTGCAGCGCAGCGTGCAGACAGCGACCTCGCCCGACGCGCCGATGGTCGCCGTGTCGGCCACGTCCCCGCGTCGGGGCCTCGCGGCCGACATGGCGAACGCCGTCTCGCGCTCGCTGACCGAGCACGCCAACGCCACCCGTGCCAGTACGCACGTCCAACTCCTGCAGTTCTCCCGCGCGATGAAGCCGACCGCCCCCTCCTCGCCGTCGCCGAAGGTGACCGGTCTGGTCGGCGCGAGCGCCGGCGGCCTGCTGGGCGGACTGATCCTGCTGGTGCGTCCGCGGCGGGACACGGACTTGGCCCGAACGGCCTCCGTACCGAGCCCGGCGACCGCCGCCGACGCGCACGGACAGCTGTGAACGGCACCCTGCGGGCCGGACTCGGCGGCACCCTGCGGGCCGAGATCATCACTGAGGAGCGGGAGTTCGCCGCCCTGGCCCCCGCCTGGGGACGCCTGTACGGCCGGTGCGCCGCCGCCACCCCGTTCCAGAACCACGCCTGGCTGTACTCCTGGTGGCTGTCGTACGGCACCCCCGGCCGCCTCCGCCTGGTCCTGGTCCGTGACGGCGACGAGCTCCGCGCGGTCGCGCCCCTGATGCGCGTACGCCGCCCCTTGCCGGCGCTGGTCCCCCTCGGCGGGTCCATCTCCGACTACGGCGACGTCCTCATCGACGACGAGTACGCCGACCGCGCGGCGGCGACGCTCGCCGAGGGGCTGTCCCTGGCCGCACGCAGCGCGCTGATCGACTTCCGCGAGGTACGGCCCGGCGGCGCGGTGGAACGGATCTACGAGCGCTGGCGCGGACCGCGGCGCCGGGTGAACGACTCGATCTGTCTGGAACTGCCCGCCCTCTCGATGGACGAACTGGTGCGCCGGCTGCCCTCCTCGAAGGCCCAGCGCGTGCGGGCCAAGCTGCGCAAACTCGCCGCGCTGGGCATCGAGCCCCGGATCGTGCCGCCCGGGGAGG
This window encodes:
- a CDS encoding polysaccharide deacetylase family protein, which codes for MYHSVGDCSDDPYRITVSPDRLDHQLGWLSRRGLRGVGMAELLAARARGKGRGLVGLTFDDGYADFVETALPVLHRHDCGATLFVLPGRLDGDNAWDPLGPRKPLLGARGIRLAAAEGVEIGSHGLTHIDLTQVDDALLHSEVAESRATLSDLTGAPVGGFCYPYGTIDARVVDAVRDAGYTYGCGIDPGPLTGPHALPRVHIGQNDTAVRLLLKLKLHRLRRRPVEGA
- a CDS encoding glycosyltransferase — translated: MKALHIITGLGVGGAEQQLRLLLRHLPVDCDVVTLTNPGAVADGLAADGVRVVHLGMTGNRDVAALPRLAKLIRGGRYDLVHTHLYRACVYGRIAARLAGVKAVVATEHSLGDSQMEGRRLSAGVRELYLASERLGRSTVAVSPTVADRLRRWGVPGPRIEVVPNGIDVDRFRFDPSLRARTRRRLGLPDGAYVVGGVGRLTAAKRFDVLIRALAELPPDHWLLLVGGGTEESVLRRTAQRAGVADRVLFTGERPTGGLPGADLPSLTAAMDVLASPSAEEAFGLAVVEAMAAGLPVLYVSCPAVEDLPAGAAPGARRVQGGVDSFVRALRAVRGAGPGPRSVPNAAHHYSITRSAAQLMDVYAAAVSCTPLGVSSS
- a CDS encoding lipopolysaccharide biosynthesis protein, with the protein product MTEIPTRQQRSAEPAGPADTPAPAGPADTPAPAGPADTPGKAGPVGTSGPAGTPVTRRRGLPPWTLLVAGALLGGALGGAYGVEKPPTYTATSYVIAVPTDKSDPASALGFAQAYGRVATQLAVLADAQPRAGVPVSTLQRSVQTATSPDAPMVAVSATSPRRGLAADMANAVSRSLTEHANATRASTHVQLLQFSRAMKPTAPSSPSPKVTGLVGASAGGLLGGLILLVRPRRDTDLARTASVPSPATAADAHGQL
- a CDS encoding GNAT family N-acetyltransferase, whose product is MNGTLRAGLGGTLRAEIITEEREFAALAPAWGRLYGRCAAATPFQNHAWLYSWWLSYGTPGRLRLVLVRDGDELRAVAPLMRVRRPLPALVPLGGSISDYGDVLIDDEYADRAAATLAEGLSLAARSALIDFREVRPGGAVERIYERWRGPRRRVNDSICLELPALSMDELVRRLPSSKAQRVRAKLRKLAALGIEPRIVPPGEVDAALRRLLELHRLQWQGRKVTSEHLQERFAEHLIRSVGPMVSSGDAVVTEFRLDGTVMAVDLTLLSPRLAGGYLYGAHPDLRERKADVAVMLLDACARHTEGDRRGALSLLRGDEPYKHHWRPNPVVNQRLLLARRRTAPLLSAVVCDVAARSRGKELVRRWRERGGDRP